The nucleotide sequence TATGTTCCCCAATTGTCTTAAATCGGCAGATTGTGAAGATCGGAGATCAAATCTTGTAGTTGTATATTTAGGACAAACATGACATACACATTCATGTAAATGACACCTGTCTTTTTACAAACATTTCTGgtctttgtatttattttgaaaagtgtGAGTTTATTTTCAAAACTATGCCATTATTCTTCAAATCCCGCTCTTTATGCTGCTTAAATACACGTTAACAGTTCGTACGTCttataattaaattgaagatgTCGAACTACAACATAACAGAAATAACATtcctaattataataatattctgAACGTATTGTCAAGGTAGTAAGACACTTGCTTTTCGTGTGATATATTGTCAATGTATGTTCAAAATGTTTACcgatttctttaaatgaaaattgtgtAAGCAAGGGTGTTTTTTGTATGTTGCTGAAATGTTAAACTTTACGAAAACAATGTTCTTCTGTAGAGTATTGACGGTTATGAGTCAActagattattattttatttaatatttaaatccccttttttaaattgaatatttcatGAGTGTATACTTATtcatacaatttgttgttttgtaaatatgacaACATCATATTTGAAATATGACGCATGGTTAAATCGGATATCCATGATATTGTTTCCAGAACGATAAAAGCAATAATGTTGGTTAAAGACCTTGTCAATTCGATGGGTATCTAAAATCATACAAGTCTCTGTGGTTTAGAAATAATATTGGACTAAATCACTCGCATTTCTTTAACCCTGGTGCAACAACTTCACATATGTATGACTATTGGTACTTCCGTATTCCAACTGAATAGATTTTAATTGGATATTTTgctaaaacaaatataatataagaaACTAACATAAGTCATAACAAATCCCCGGTGTAAACCCGGAATAAGTAAGTCTAACACTGGCCTACCTGTATGACTGTTATAATGACCGATCTTATAAGATGTCGTAATTGTCTTTAATACTAACGTAGGTAGTTACTGGGTTATCCCTGGCCTGTATTGCAACGTTTATCCTGGTTGACTTTTCAATGTTTGAAGTCAATTTATTGCGTTTATAAtaaaactttatacatgtattgatcTCTGAGGACAATAATGTTTCGGTCGATATATAAATTGTATCCAGCTTACTACATTTATTTGCATGCCATATTCTAACAATAATTTAGCAATATAAATCATTATTAATGGTAGAGATTAGGGATTTGGTAAAAGTTGAAAGGAAACACTTTTAACATGtgaaacatataaatacaatCTCTGCTCTTACAATGCAGAAAGGCCAACTGCCGCCACATGTGTGGATTTTCGCATTATTCACTTGCATTGACACGTTTTCTGTAAGAACATATTAGACCGTGCCGTTAACATCATATGACATAAATGCTATTCAAGTAAAAGAAGATAAATCtccattgttttttctttaaGCAATTTTATATTACATCACACATCACTTCGaccttttgtttatttaacgAGATCGCATCAACGCGGGTTGACTCGCGTCAAGAGACTTCGTGTTTGTCGTAGAGTCATGTCATCGGTATCAATTTTAACGTGTAGCTGGTATATTTCTGATTCCGTTTCATATATTCCTAATATTGAAAAGAAGTATTATGTTCCCTGCTACCTCGATATATTTAGTTTGAAAAACAGAGTATATATAAGTCCGTTTAATAAAAGGGTTTGAAGGAAACAATCAAAACAATATGCGCGGCATTTAAGAAGTACGTAATGACAAGTCGGTTATTGCTTTAACTATTATAGCTTAATATAGCGAACTATTTACATAATTATGCTTAAATCATTtcatacattgtttttttttagacgAAATCTTATCATAACGGTATACATCATTCTTGCACTGCTTTCCCAATTACTTTTAACGTTACTATTCATAACGATATTACCTTTTTTGTAGCATCTGCACGCACTGTACgaatgataaaataattattattcaatagAAAAACCAACACATTCTTAATCTGTAGATACCTTATTTTTAGACAAATAGTGGAAACAATCAAACATGATGTAACTTCCATTGTGTGACAACACATTTGCTCTACAATAAAGAATGTTCAAAGGCGAGGGTAATCAATGTGATTCATAATACTAAATACTAATACCTTTTGAATGCAATCACAAGTTCGCTACCTTTGTATTATATAAGTGGAAAACAAGGCTCATAACGTCTGATTGCTTTGTGATTTCTGTATACCGCAGTTATAAATCGTGTCTAAGTAACTataaattatcattaaataaaattgtaagtCACATACAGAAGATTAAATTAAGAGCAATATGTCATTTATAATTGTGTACTCTATTTCACCCCTGAACGATGCCTATGCCAATACGTTCTTCAGAAATACTAAGTTTCATAAATGCTGATTCGAGCAAAATGAAACATGCAAAAATATCCAATTAACAATAAATAGCGCAATACCAAGCCAATCCTATAGTAATATACAACACTCCTACATAGATCTATGTATTACAATCTGAGTCAGTATAATCATACGTGTGAGTTGTACATCAGTGGAAATTGATATAGGTATTTTACGAAGACCGTCCCTATTACACTACGAACATACAATATACGACAGTTTTGACTTTAAAACATCTAATGTTTCCAAGTTGTAATCAATAAGACTAAACACATTGAAAGGTTCTTTGACCAGAGCATGCAATCCTTCCATATCAGTGTCGTATCCAGGACCGATAGCAAATATGTCGATATTCGACTCATTCAGTGCGTCCTGTAGTTCAAGCCTGACCAGCGACTTGTCCGTGAATCTGCCAGACGAAAAAACAACGATTATTTTTCGCGAATTATTACGCTGATCGTTATTTCGGCCCGTGATGTTTATTATTTGAATCATACCCGATGAGATATTTAACGCCAATGCCTTTTCGCACTCATTTATATAGCAGAATGATTGCTGCTGACGAATGCTTTGAATAGACATCAACAACGAGTCGAGATCAGTGGCATTAGGAATTGAAGTATGTCTATATCCCAAGTCACCAATTGTTGTTATGTTAACTTTTTGCCCGTTCACTTGCCGATAGGCAGGTAAATATTGTGCGATGTACGTCAGTCCATTCAGAGCCCTACCAAACTCCTGTTGATTCATCGCTGATTCAGATAAGTCatcaatgacaacaaatatgtcTGTCATATGGCTCACTCTACATTTTTCACATGTCGCGTCTATAAGTCGATCTATCAGCCCATTGATAGCGTCAAAGTTCGCTACTGAGTACACGTAGGACAAACTGTTTGCGTCGGGATCGGGAGGAGACGCAATAGACTTTAGTTCTGCATGCGAAACATCACGACCAACACCtacaaaataaaaactaaacttTTGTTGATATAGTTCAAAGAACAAATGTCCGTTATAGTATTTTGCCTTCACGGAGTCAtcttttaaagggaccgtcaacccgattgatgaaaacaaagaaaagttctaaaataccgtattttacatttatcagtttatattgattaaaatatcacgactattATGCAAagtaaataattagttttaattATGAAACGTCACGGATGTACAAACATACATCCTTATACATTTCTAGTTTCGCATATATGATTGTGGCGTGTAgaaaaataaagatatttaaatttggATAAATTTGATAATACATTAATCACTTTGTATACGTTTCAACATAAGCGTTTTTCAATAACTCGGTTTAAAAAATGTAGAATAtgtgaaaaatgttgtttcacaTACCTATTGCGACAACAGTTGCATCCCCTTGCAGTCTAAAAGCTGCCTCTTTAGTCGTTGTCATGTTTGTCGACATTCCGTCTGTTAGCACAAATACAAATTTCACAATTGTGAGACTGTGTAAGCGGTTTCCCCTTGTTGAGAGCAATGAACGGGCCATTTCGAGACCTTTGTTGGTGAACGTAGAGCCCGGTCGGAATCGAATATTCTTAGCCTTTGTCTGAAAAGTATGAGTGTTCGTTTTGTTCAATTCATTCAAGAACGGTGCCATTATTACATGTCGGGCCTATCAAGCCTTTTTAACAGCATTGCATTCACTGAGGCAATTAATGATATTATTTGATTCCAGACAAATATAAGGACAGATATTATTGTTAACACTCGATAGCAAATGCTTTGAGGACAAGTTCTTGAAAGATAAATGTTTCTTAgacattaaatttatttaatgaagAGCATCTTGTCACTTTAGTTTGATTTTGATACATCTTATAATGTTTGAAATATCATCCGAACTAATGTAAGCATTAACGTAGACCAAAATGGCATTAACTGTGCAGTAAAGTGAGCAATAATTATTTTGCATGGGTACTATACTAATACAGGAGAAAATAAAATGGTGGCAATACATGTGCATTAAAGAAAGCAATATATATTGTACATGGTATGTACTTGTATATAAGGAAGTTAAAATGTAGACTTAATATTGATACCTATGATAGTTGTCGAGGAATGCCGCTGactacattaaaataaataatgtttgaagTTAACTTACGGTTCACAAAACTTGCTCTTCGGCAGATACACATacattaaatgtttacaaatacaatatCTCTCAACATATAAAAGCAAGATCAATAGCTCATGTACACTTTTAACCGAGAGACATATTAAATCAATACGAATACGTATCTAGATATGTTAGCGTGTCGTGTTTGACTAATATAATCGTATGCTTAGAAACTCAATCACCATATAACCTGCGTCAAGCGAAAGATGTTTTTATATGCGGTCATCAATGTCGCTGACTGGCCATGGGCTAAAATATCCGCTATTTAGTCGCACGAAGTTTCGCTGTCTCATAAGCGATTGCGCAGTCTGATTTTGGAGCTACGCTGGATGCATATGACCTGAGACACAGTTTCGCATGATGCGGGTTATATGTAGTCATAATCAGCTTACTGTGAGATCCTGTTTACTCAAGGAATTGTCGAAGCCAACTTCCGTGACGGCATTTGTCGAAAATATCACAACTGCAAATTGAAATTCTGTGACACTGACATTGCTTGCATCTATGAATCTCGCTACAAAGTCCAGTTGTTTGTTGAATTGCTCCTCTGTCTGGCTTAACGAAGAATCGAGAACGAAAATAACATCGGCTGGAACTGCATCGCATTTGTTAACACCTGAATATAAACAACAGCACtaatttataagaaaataatcGAATCAATTATATgtgtatgaataaaataattcgaTGAAATTTGCGGGAAAAGTTAACTTTTAATAGGTGTGTGTCTGTCGCGTAACCTTTTGACGATCTAACAAGGTCCGGGTATTCTCCTACATTTATCAAATATTGTATATGGTCAATGCTTAGATCAAAACACATATCCACTAgtttgtatgtatgtaaaaaCTATATGATGCTGATAATATTGAGCTTTTTAATAAAGACCTTATGTTGTTGATACTCCGGttggtttcatttcatcgtgcctcgGTATGTTACGGTTCTAATGTTCTGGTATGTATATAACCATTGAGTAGTTGAATatgaaatttaaatgtttttacttgagcttttattgaatttaaactGTGATGATATAAGATTAATGTTTGTTAACACTTAAATGTTAAAAGAATAATTGTGAGTCAGGTAGATCTACGGGCGTTGCAACTCCTGTTAATAGTTATATACAACCAGTGCTTTAAACTCGATCGCTCAAAGGCGGGGACCACAGTTTTGTTCATGTGTGTTCGTTTGTTATGTACGTGTGTGTCTTGTCTTTAGCATGTGCTCTGCGTCCTTTTCGAACCCGTGAcatcccgatcgctaggcggacaccatatccactacaacaCAGCGAAAAAAGCTTCGTTAAtaaagtaattaaataaattacattgtaatgTTGTTGTCTAAATCTCTACGGTTTATTGTTGGAATATGGACATTTATATGTTTCACATTGTTTGTCAAACGTCTACTGTCGTGTAACTGTTTTATTGGACCTTATAGCCGATATGTCACTCAATTAATATTTACAGGCATTTGATCACCGTGACTATTTTGCATATAGTTGTATTGGTTTTACACTAATAAATAGTTAAAATACTAATATATACAAAAAACGAAATACTATTTGGTATATACGTTGATTAAAGATTATTATATGGCATGTGCATGTATTATGCAACGATTATGTATTTTTCTCCCACAATGAATGCTATGCAATTTGATTTGTTTACATACCATTATTCAGGAACAAATAATAACGACTTGCATAATATTGActttaaactattttattttatatttgtatatttcatCTTTAGCGTTCATAAACACATATTGTGACGAATAACACTACGATGCTTGGATTATCGTATGCTATTTTATTACATGACGGAAATAAACTATTTCACTTAAAGAAGCGGGTGCCATTTGTAATGTAGCTAACGAGACAACTTTAGAGAATATTATCAGACAGATAATATTATGGGCGGTTAAAGATGATTTAAGTGGTAATTTTAGTTTCACTTACGAGTTTCACAGAATGTCCTATAATAACGGACTGTGCAAAGAGAGCAAGTTTCCTGTCGTGTACCACCATTTTTGAAGGTTTTACATTGCGCGTATTCTACAGAATTGTAAACATATGGCATTGTACAGTTAAAGCACGATTAGAGGATAATTCTAATCGAAGCCACGTTGTCTCGTTCTTGATTCAATAGGTCATGCGTCTTTATAATGAGTCGCCGCACGAGCACTCTGACAGTGGTATCCAATGTCCCCATGCAAACTTTAACTCGTGCCTGTATACAGGACCTAACAAAAATTACACAAATGCAAACACGCTGACACCGGACCCACAGTGTGAATGAGGACGATTATCCAATATTAATCATTCAATTCTACATTAACATTAAATGTTTCCGTAAGCATAGAGATAAGtcaatatatcataaaaacgAATGCTCGGAGCAATTTTGAATGTTGGCACATAAATGAGTTGACGGTTATTTAGAGGTTTATACTATTCCCATAATCAGCAAAGAATCTAACCTCTGTACCATTATCTTTGCGCCTATACCTTAATGTTAATCTCGTTTTGTTGTATTTGCTATAAAATTCCAACCGCGGCGACAAGTGATCCCAAATAAATATTTCGCTATTTCATTCTTCACAGCCCCTCCCCACCTAAAAGCTTTTGATCCTTTTTACAATCATGTCCAGATTAATTTTATAGAGTGAGAAGTTTTTACACTATCAAGTAACTGTTTTCACTGGCATTTTATTAAGAAGCAACAATTAGTTACTTTAAATTCATGATACTCATATGCCGATTGATACCTGGCACATCTTACTTAATAATGTATATTAAAGCGGCTTAATAAGATAATTTAACCCGAATATTTAACGAGCGTAAACCATTGCTTCCTTGTTATCTGACAATTACACATTTagctttattgttttgtaatgtAAACTGCCACTGCCATATGTGTCAGGTTTGGCATGCGTCAAGACCTGTTTATGTCCCCGAAGTCTTTAGCGCACCTAAGCAAGAAGAGCTCAAGGCGAGATTTCGAGGTCATCCTTCTTTAAGCTCGTTTTCACTTTAAGCCTCACAAGTTTCAACTTACTtttataaaacttggtaagaaagTGTTGAACagtaaatcaaataaaaaaagataactctCTAACGGCCATACTTATGATTCAaaatttatgaaacttggtcaaatttaaaaaaaaatatatatctaagcCGAGTTCAAACTGGATCATATGATCCAAATACTAGGTGGCTTTGAAAAATTATAGCAATTAATTATTTCAGACTTTTGATGAATCTTGGTAATGTGAATTTAAAATCTATGTCACATCTTAGAAAAGCATTGTTTTCATTCTAATCATATATTAATCTAATCCGATACATCAATTAGATAAAATGAATATTAGTTAAGCGCAGGTCCTCAACTTGGAATGCGCTTTTTTCACGAAATGTCAATTAACTTGCGTGAGCCACGCGTTTATTATTGCTATTCGAGGTTCAATTAATCATGTGCACCCTTTCGAAGTAGGGAAATAATAACACTCCGTCGGTCCGTCTATGCGTCTTTACGTCGGGGTGTGGtcgagaagagagagagagaaagacgAGAAcggagagagaggagagagagcgaGATGGAGAGCGATGAGAGAGATGAAGCGAGAGAGCCGAGGGCAGATGAGAGAGAGGAGGGAGAGAGAGGACGAGGCGAGAGAGAGGAGGACGGGAGAGATGAGATGGAGCTAGGTAGCGATCGAAGGTGGGCGCGTCGCGTACAGATACGGAGGAAGAGAGCTCTCGATAGCGCTTATCTCTCGCTCTcttctatctctctctctctctctctctctctctctcctctctctctctcctctctctctctctctcactctcttctctctctctctctctcatctctcaATCTCTCTCTCCTATCAGTGAGACGATATCCGTTTTGCATATTACAAGTGATCTTTTGAGAATATTTACATTCAAAAACAGGACGGCTTAGTTAAACGGTCAATAACATTAatactaattgtttgttttactcaCGATATTGGCAGTACGGCCCATAATAACGGTCTATGCAATGACATCTCTCTTCCTGCCAAGTTCACCTCACAGCAAAATTGTCTCGTTCTTGATCGATGACATCCTGAGTCTCCGCACGAGCATTCCGACCATGTTGTCCCAGGTCCCCAGTACCAGCCCCCGAAATGGCCCCCGACCCAGCCCCAGCAAACTCCATGCACGCAGCAAATACCAACAAAACATTGCAAAAATACAAACACGTATAAATTCCTGCCCATCGTGTACACGAAGAAGATTATCCGAAAccaattacatatattttaagcTAAACTCAATTGATAACAACCGAATAAAATGTTCTACACGCATCTGACGTGGGCttataaagcatttatctttTTAAATTTCAAAGGAAAAAGGAAGACCACAGTAGAGCAATATATTTTGCATGTTGAAGAACAATAAATATGCCATGAATAATCTTTAACGagttcaataatttatttcatgaaatagATAACCCACggtatataaatatagtttaattTACGATAGGTCCAATAGTAATTCATCATGATATATAACCcatgaaataaacataaataaaaaaaataacatacttGACGTTCATGAAACAAATGTTTACTGCCTTCAGTATGAAATCCTATTTCAAATGGTACTTGAAAACAAAAACTTGCCCAGCCAAATTAAATTACCAAATACTGATGTGTATTCCTCTTTTATATCTAATTTTCGGCGAACGAAcatatttaaattgatttaaggCTATGGGGTATAAAGGCTTTACAAACGTCCCCCGTCCATACTTGAGTAAACAGCTGGTTGCAAATGTGCATCTTTTAAAAACTgtctttaaacattttaaaccacAACTCAACAGAATTACGAACGAGAAAAGCCAACAGTGGTAATCCAAAGATTGCGGATGACACTTCGATAACAGGTAAAATTAAAAGCCAATGAGAGAAGTATTACGTACACATTCACGTGTACGTGTGTTAAAACCGTGGCAGCATTGAAAGAGAGTTGATAAGTCTTGGACTATGAATTACATGTATAATGTGGAAAACATATAAAGGGCGATACTTTTTCTAAAGGTCGTCGAAGCTCCACAATACGGTTAATCAACTTTAGAAGTTGAGCGAAATCCTTTCACTAGTTAACGATAGGTGGAAAACAGTTAATTAAGGCGACTATATATTGAATAGTGGATAAAATACATAAAAGGCCATACTTCTGCGGAACGTCGTCGTTGCTAAAATTCCGTTTTTACAATAAACTCACTACAAAGGAACGGTGTCAGGAGGTTGCTTTTCGAACTAATTATATTCATGTCAGATCAAATGCGAATTTTATAATCGTTAGACCAGGAAAACCGTTCCATGTGTTTGTAATCCAATCAAAATaacaatttcatgaaatattgtattatctaaatttttatttttaacctatttaataattttaattaatccttATTAACATAGTTTTAAATAATCTCAATTAACAAaagtttaaattgttattgtatAATGTTAGAAACGCTAAATTTTATGTAAGGAATTGTGCAGTTTATTTTCTGataacaatatatcaaataaatagAAGTTTACGCACTTGCGTTAAGACCCGGTTTCAAAAAGCACTACTCATTTTGTAAGCATATTTTCCATTTTGTAGTTCATATCATGCATTTAATTCAAgaagttgtagaaatatttaaaacataaacaaatagtaaatagaaaatataataaagaaacaaataaacaaaaagatgttaaagaaaaataacagcaaacaaaTATTTCTCTATCGGACTTAATCAACTGCATGTTTCACAATCTAATAACTTGTCATACGACAATGAATGAAGATCCGGTTACATACAATGTAAAATGGATGAAATGGAAAATCCTATTGCGCACACGAATTATAGGAAAACAAAGTATGACATGTTCCTTGGTAGATAAGTCTCAAAGAGTAACTCTATGAGGTAAAACATGCCATACCGAAAGCCGAATTCAATAATGTTTGCTTTCGATAGTAAAAATAAAACTTTCCTTACACGATACATCGATAAAGTAGCATGCGATAGACGAGCAGAAAGTTTCAAAGAGGATAAAAGCGCTTAAACGTACTTTTTTAGTGTTATCACAAACCGCTCTTATGTGAATGCTGATATATATGACCAATAAAAAGAACACAATACA is from Dreissena polymorpha isolate Duluth1 chromosome 14, UMN_Dpol_1.0, whole genome shotgun sequence and encodes:
- the LOC127858225 gene encoding uncharacterized protein LOC127858225; the encoded protein is MARSLLSTRGNRLHSLTIVKFVFVLTDGMSTNMTTTKEAAFRLQGDATVVAIGVGRDVSHAELKSIASPPDPDANSLSYVYSVANFDAINGLIDRLIDATCEKCRVSHMTDIFVVIDDLSESAMNQQEFGRALNGLTYIAQYLPAYRQVNGQKVNITTIGDLGYRHTSIPNATDLDSLLMSIQSIRQQQSFCYINECEKALALNISSGMIQIINITGRNNDQRNNSRKIIVVFSSGRFTDKSLVRLELQDALNESNIDIFAIGPGYDTDMEGLHALVKEPFNVFSLIDYNLETLDVLKSKLSYIVCS